A single window of Streptococcus cristatus ATCC 51100 DNA harbors:
- a CDS encoding glycosyltransferase family 4 protein → MKVLLYLEGKSVLEKSGIGRALQHQMHALDLAGIPYTTDVLGDYDVVHINTYGPRSLLLLHAAKRGGKKVIMHGHSTKEDFENSFIGSNLFAPLFGKYLVHMYKMADFIITPSEYSKKLIESYGVTTPIMAVSNGIDLSKYKKDERKEEVFKKHFQIADGQKVVICAGLYFRRKGIEDFVEVARRMPDVRFIWLGSINLWLIPRKIRDLVLYNHPENVEFPGYFKGAVFQGAMSGSDAFFFPSYEETEGIVVLEALASGQHVVLRDIPVYNGWIDEESAELCHNVDEFVESLRKVLDGKVDKREAGYRVAESRSIDDVALQLVKAYQTVLEM, encoded by the coding sequence ATGAAAGTATTACTATATCTAGAAGGAAAGTCTGTTTTAGAAAAATCAGGTATCGGCCGTGCCTTGCAGCATCAAATGCATGCACTGGATCTGGCAGGAATTCCTTATACCACAGATGTTTTAGGAGATTATGATGTCGTGCACATCAACACTTACGGACCTCGTAGTTTACTTCTTCTTCACGCGGCTAAGCGGGGAGGTAAAAAAGTGATCATGCACGGACATTCGACCAAAGAAGACTTCGAAAATTCTTTTATTGGGTCTAATCTTTTTGCGCCCTTATTTGGCAAATATCTAGTGCACATGTATAAAATGGCGGACTTTATCATTACTCCGTCTGAGTATTCAAAAAAATTGATTGAGTCCTACGGTGTGACGACACCCATCATGGCTGTCTCAAACGGCATTGACCTGTCGAAATACAAGAAAGATGAACGCAAGGAAGAAGTCTTTAAAAAACATTTTCAGATTGCAGATGGGCAGAAAGTTGTAATTTGTGCTGGCCTTTATTTCAGACGAAAAGGAATCGAAGACTTTGTCGAAGTGGCTCGCAGAATGCCAGATGTCCGCTTTATCTGGCTGGGTTCTATCAATCTCTGGCTTATTCCGCGCAAGATTCGAGACCTTGTCCTCTATAATCATCCAGAAAACGTGGAATTTCCGGGTTATTTCAAAGGTGCAGTCTTCCAAGGAGCCATGTCAGGCAGTGACGCCTTCTTTTTCCCGTCTTATGAAGAGACCGAAGGGATTGTGGTCCTAGAAGCGCTGGCCAGCGGGCAACACGTGGTCCTGCGTGATATTCCTGTTTATAATGGCTGGATTGATGAAGAGTCGGCGGAGCTTTGTCATAATGTAGATGAGTTTGTCGAGTCGCTTCGTAAGGTTCTTGACGGAAAAGTGGACAAACGTGAAGCAGGCTATCGTGTTGCGGAGAGTCGCTCTATCGATGATGTCGCACTTCAGTTAGTCAAGGCTTACCAAACAGTTTTGGAGATGTGA
- a CDS encoding LapA family protein: protein MKEKLHYILLLITILLVASISLANMQSVNVSFILFSFKLPLIILILVSVLLGSITTFLISMSKNFSLKKELKKTKESLKTSQKEN, encoded by the coding sequence ATGAAAGAAAAATTACACTATATCCTGCTATTGATTACCATCCTATTGGTTGCCAGCATTTCCTTAGCAAATATGCAGAGCGTCAATGTTAGCTTTATCCTCTTCAGCTTTAAACTTCCCTTAATCATTTTGATTTTGGTCTCTGTCCTCCTAGGCTCTATTACAACCTTTCTCATCAGCATGTCTAAAAATTTCTCGCTAAAAAAAGAGCTTAAGAAAACCAAAGAAAGTCTTAAAACATCTCAAAAAGAAAACTAG
- the thrS gene encoding threonine--tRNA ligase, giving the protein MIKITFPDGAVREFESGVTTFEIAQSISNSLAKKALAGKFNGKLIDTTRAITEDGSLEIVTPDHEDALPILRHSAAHLFAQAARRLFPDIHLGVGPAIEDGFYYDTDNQAGQISNEDLPRIEEEMKKIVKENFPSIREEVTKDEAREIFKNDPYKLELIEEHSEDKGGLTIYRQGEYVDLCRGPHVPSTGRIQIFHLLHVAGAYWRGNSDNAMMQRIYGTAWFDKKDLKNYLQMREEAKERDHRKLGKELDLFMISQEVGQGLPFWLPNGATIRRELERYIVDKELASGYQHVYTPPLASVELYKTSGHWDHYQEDMFPTMDMGDGEEFVLRPMNCPHHIQVYKHHVHSYRELPIRIAEIGMMHRYEKSGALTGLQRVREMSLNDGHTFVAPEQIEEEFKKILQLIIDVYEDFNLTDYRFRLSYRDPEDKHKYFDNDEMWENAQHMLKAAMDDMELDYFEAEGEAAFYGPKLDIQVKTALGKEETLSTIQLDFLLPERFDLKYIGADGEEHRPVMIHRGVISTMERFTAILIENYKGAFPTWLAPHQVTLIPVSNEKHVDYAWEVAKKLRDRGVRADVDERNEKMQFKIRASQTSKIPYQLIVGDKEMEDGTVNVRRYGQKETQTVSVDEFVQAILADIANKSRVAKED; this is encoded by the coding sequence ATGATTAAGATTACTTTCCCAGATGGCGCTGTTCGTGAATTCGAATCTGGCGTGACTACTTTTGAAATTGCCCAATCTATCAGCAATTCCCTAGCTAAAAAAGCTTTGGCTGGTAAATTCAACGGCAAACTGATTGATACGACTCGTGCCATCACTGAAGATGGAAGCCTCGAAATTGTGACACCTGATCACGAAGATGCCCTTCCAATCTTGCGTCACTCAGCTGCCCACTTGTTCGCCCAAGCAGCTCGTCGTCTTTTCCCAGATATTCACTTGGGGGTTGGTCCAGCTATCGAAGATGGTTTCTACTACGATACGGATAATCAAGCTGGTCAAATTTCTAACGAAGACCTTCCTCGTATTGAAGAAGAAATGAAAAAAATCGTTAAAGAAAACTTCCCATCTATTCGCGAGGAAGTTACCAAGGACGAGGCGCGTGAAATCTTTAAGAACGACCCTTACAAGTTGGAATTGATTGAAGAACACTCTGAGGACAAAGGCGGTTTGACTATCTACCGTCAGGGTGAATACGTGGACCTTTGCCGTGGACCTCACGTCCCATCAACAGGCCGTATCCAAATCTTCCACCTTCTTCATGTAGCTGGTGCTTACTGGCGTGGAAATAGCGACAATGCCATGATGCAACGTATCTACGGTACAGCTTGGTTTGATAAGAAAGACTTGAAGAACTACCTTCAAATGCGTGAAGAAGCCAAAGAACGTGACCACCGTAAACTTGGTAAAGAGCTTGACCTCTTCATGATTTCACAAGAAGTTGGTCAAGGACTGCCATTCTGGTTGCCAAATGGTGCGACTATCCGTCGTGAATTGGAACGCTACATTGTCGATAAGGAGTTGGCTTCTGGCTACCAACACGTCTACACTCCACCACTTGCATCAGTAGAACTTTACAAGACTTCTGGTCACTGGGACCATTACCAAGAAGACATGTTTCCAACTATGGATATGGGTGACGGTGAAGAATTTGTCCTTCGCCCAATGAACTGCCCACACCACATCCAAGTCTACAAACACCATGTACACTCATACCGTGAATTACCAATCCGTATCGCTGAGATTGGCATGATGCACCGATATGAAAAATCTGGTGCCCTTACTGGCCTTCAACGTGTACGCGAAATGTCCCTAAATGATGGTCATACTTTTGTAGCTCCAGAACAAATTGAGGAAGAATTCAAGAAAATTCTTCAATTGATTATCGACGTGTATGAAGACTTTAATTTGACAGATTACCGTTTCCGCTTGTCTTACCGTGATCCAGAAGATAAACACAAATACTTTGACAACGATGAAATGTGGGAAAATGCACAACACATGTTGAAGGCAGCTATGGATGATATGGAACTGGACTACTTTGAAGCTGAAGGTGAAGCAGCCTTCTACGGACCAAAATTGGATATCCAGGTTAAGACTGCCCTTGGAAAAGAAGAAACCCTTTCGACTATCCAGCTTGACTTCTTGCTTCCAGAACGCTTTGACCTTAAATATATCGGAGCTGATGGGGAAGAGCACCGTCCAGTTATGATCCACCGTGGGGTTATCTCAACTATGGAACGCTTCACAGCTATCTTGATTGAGAACTACAAGGGTGCCTTCCCAACATGGCTTGCACCACATCAAGTGACCCTCATCCCAGTATCTAACGAAAAACACGTGGACTATGCATGGGAAGTGGCTAAGAAACTCCGTGACCGTGGTGTCCGTGCTGATGTGGATGAGCGCAATGAAAAAATGCAGTTCAAGATTCGTGCATCACAAACGAGCAAGATTCCTTACCAATTGATCGTTGGAGACAAGGAAATGGAAGACGGAACAGTCAACGTTCGTCGCTATGGACAAAAAGAAACACAAACTGTTTCAGTTGATGAATTTGTTCAAGCTATCCTTGCTGATATTGCCAACAAATCACGCGTGGCTAAAGAAGATTAA
- a CDS encoding glycosyltransferase family 4 protein, translated as MRIGLFTDTYFPQVSGVATSIRTLKTELEKLGHKVFIFTTTDKDVNRYEDWQIIRIPSVPFFAFKDRRVAYRGFSNALEIARQYQLDIIHTQTEFSLGLLGIWIAKELRIPVVHTYHTQYEDYVHYLAKGMVIRPSMVKYIVRGFMSDLDGVVCPSEIVYDLLVGYKIKAEKRVIPTGIDLAKFDRPELSREDIKKLRFKLGIAEDEIMLLSLSRISYEKNIQAIVEALPMVLEENAKVKLVIVGDGPYAEDLKALVAQLHIEDSVIFTGMIAPSDTALYYKAADFFISASTSETQGLTYLESLASGTPIIAHGNPYLDNVISDKTFGTLYYESRDLAGAILEAILATPDMDEKKLADKLYEISAENFGRRIYEFYLDLTISKDFHNDLNPEETMAKRLAKTIVYLPGKIMSLPVNSSTRMIKASKKQIKNIRKYWE; from the coding sequence ATGCGGATTGGTCTTTTTACAGATACCTATTTTCCTCAGGTTTCCGGGGTGGCGACGAGCATTCGCACCCTCAAGACTGAGCTAGAGAAACTAGGTCACAAAGTCTTTATTTTTACTACGACAGACAAGGATGTCAACCGCTATGAAGATTGGCAGATTATCCGTATTCCCAGCGTACCTTTCTTTGCTTTTAAGGATCGGCGCGTGGCTTATCGTGGCTTTTCCAATGCCTTAGAAATTGCTCGCCAGTACCAGCTGGATATCATCCATACTCAGACAGAGTTTTCGCTGGGCCTTTTGGGCATCTGGATTGCCAAGGAACTGCGGATTCCAGTGGTTCACACTTACCATACCCAATATGAGGATTATGTGCATTATCTTGCAAAGGGCATGGTGATTCGTCCGAGTATGGTCAAGTACATCGTGCGTGGTTTTATGAGCGATTTGGATGGTGTCGTTTGTCCTTCTGAGATTGTCTACGATCTTTTGGTCGGTTATAAAATCAAGGCGGAAAAACGGGTTATCCCAACAGGAATCGACTTGGCCAAATTTGACCGCCCAGAACTCTCACGGGAAGACATCAAGAAACTGCGCTTTAAGCTGGGCATAGCAGAAGACGAAATCATGCTGCTCAGTTTATCAAGAATTTCCTACGAGAAAAATATCCAAGCGATTGTTGAAGCACTGCCAATGGTTCTGGAAGAAAATGCCAAGGTGAAGTTGGTCATTGTCGGAGATGGACCTTATGCTGAGGACTTAAAAGCCTTGGTAGCCCAGCTTCACATTGAGGACTCAGTCATTTTTACAGGGATGATTGCCCCAAGCGATACGGCCCTCTACTATAAGGCGGCAGATTTCTTTATCTCAGCCTCAACCAGTGAGACGCAGGGGCTGACTTATCTGGAAAGTCTAGCCAGCGGTACACCCATCATCGCCCATGGCAATCCTTATCTGGACAATGTAATCAGCGATAAAACTTTTGGTACGCTTTATTATGAGAGCCGGGATTTGGCAGGAGCTATTTTGGAGGCCATTTTGGCAACACCAGATATGGACGAGAAAAAGCTAGCCGATAAATTATACGAGATTTCCGCCGAGAATTTTGGTCGTCGAATCTATGAATTCTATCTAGATTTAACCATTAGCAAGGATTTTCATAATGATCTCAATCCTGAAGAAACGATGGCCAAACGCTTAGCCAAGACCATTGTCTATTTGCCAGGAAAAATCATGTCACTGCCGGTCAACAGCTCAACTAGGATGATAAAAGCCTCTAAGAAGCAGATAAAGAATATTCGGAAATATTGGGAATAA
- a CDS encoding membrane protein → MKVHKKEIFFLLPLFFFYFVFYILLRYVPMDSILSKGLVVGNVLIYSPLATLLVSLLYAALYGFSLRFSFLVALLFFLTIFTFGEWIPLYHAAYFLFSLAGNGLGHVIYRFTRKNSRAENQ, encoded by the coding sequence ATGAAAGTCCATAAAAAAGAAATTTTCTTTTTGCTCCCCCTTTTCTTTTTCTATTTTGTCTTTTATATACTGTTACGGTATGTGCCAATGGATTCCATCTTAAGTAAGGGGCTAGTAGTTGGAAATGTTCTCATCTACTCTCCTCTGGCAACCTTGTTGGTATCCCTGCTCTATGCAGCTTTATATGGATTTTCTTTGCGCTTTTCTTTCTTGGTTGCCCTCTTATTTTTCTTGACTATTTTCACCTTTGGGGAGTGGATTCCTCTTTATCATGCCGCCTATTTCCTTTTCTCACTAGCTGGAAATGGCTTGGGGCATGTGATTTATAGATTTACTAGGAAAAATAGCAGAGCTGAAAACCAATAA
- the gatD gene encoding lipid II isoglutaminyl synthase subunit GatD — translation MVYRSLVSPANQDYHYDLKIAHLYGDLMNTYGDNGNVLMLKYVAEKLGARVEVDIVSLEDDFDKDSYDIVFFGGGQDYEQTIVARDLPAKKEALENFINDNGVVLAICGGFQLLGQYYIEASGRRIEGLGIMGHYTLNQVKNRYIGDIKIHNEEFNETYYGFENHQGRTFLSDDEKPLGKVVYGNGNNQEDGNEGVHYKNVFGSYFHGPILSRNANLAYRLVTTALKNKYGSAIELAAYEDILAQETQEEYGDIKSKAEFE, via the coding sequence ATGGTTTATAGATCCCTCGTTTCCCCTGCAAACCAGGATTATCACTATGACTTAAAAATCGCTCATCTCTACGGCGACCTTATGAATACCTATGGCGACAACGGTAATGTCCTTATGCTCAAGTATGTAGCTGAAAAGCTAGGCGCTAGGGTTGAGGTTGATATTGTCTCCCTAGAAGATGACTTTGACAAGGATAGCTACGACATCGTCTTCTTTGGCGGAGGTCAAGACTATGAGCAAACGATCGTGGCTCGTGACCTGCCAGCTAAAAAGGAAGCTTTGGAAAACTTTATCAATGACAACGGCGTTGTGCTAGCTATCTGCGGCGGTTTCCAACTTCTTGGCCAATACTATATCGAGGCTTCTGGCCGTCGAATCGAAGGACTGGGCATCATGGGACACTACACTCTCAACCAAGTCAAGAATCGCTATATTGGTGACATTAAGATTCATAACGAAGAATTTAACGAGACCTACTACGGCTTTGAAAACCACCAAGGACGAACCTTCCTCTCTGACGATGAGAAACCTCTGGGCAAGGTCGTCTATGGAAATGGTAACAACCAAGAAGACGGCAATGAAGGCGTCCACTATAAGAATGTCTTCGGCTCCTACTTCCATGGTCCCATCTTGTCTCGCAATGCGAACTTGGCCTACCGTCTCGTGACCACTGCTCTGAAAAACAAGTATGGCTCTGCCATTGAACTGGCAGCTTATGAAGATATCCTAGCCCAAGAAACTCAAGAAGAATATGGCGATATCAAGAGCAAGGCTGAATTTGAATAA
- the lepB gene encoding signal peptidase I, translated as MLKRDLLRNIIIVTVFIAILVGLRLFVYTPYRITKQDANSFLAENDLVLADKTAKLARGEFALYEVDGKEYVGRVIAKENDKVTYMDNLLYLNDQVQSEQYIEKMREKYLASAASTGYYTHDFSVVDLKGATSDTIPKNSFLILNDRRENTKDSREFGLIKKEQIKGSVEFRVSPLNKFGFIETK; from the coding sequence ATGTTAAAGAGAGATTTACTGAGAAATATTATCATTGTGACGGTATTTATTGCCATTCTGGTAGGCTTGCGTTTGTTTGTCTATACACCTTATCGCATCACCAAGCAAGATGCCAATTCTTTCTTAGCGGAAAATGATTTGGTCTTGGCGGATAAGACAGCCAAGCTTGCTCGTGGGGAATTTGCCCTCTATGAAGTCGATGGAAAAGAGTATGTCGGCCGTGTCATTGCTAAGGAAAATGACAAGGTGACCTATATGGATAACTTGCTCTACCTGAACGATCAGGTGCAGTCAGAGCAATATATCGAAAAGATGCGAGAGAAATATCTGGCTTCGGCTGCCAGCACGGGCTATTATACCCACGATTTTTCTGTTGTTGACTTAAAAGGTGCGACTTCTGATACCATCCCTAAAAATTCTTTTTTAATCTTAAATGATCGGCGAGAAAATACGAAAGACAGTCGAGAATTTGGTCTGATCAAAAAGGAGCAGATTAAGGGCAGTGTAGAATTTCGCGTTTCTCCCTTAAATAAATTTGGTTTTATTGAAACGAAGTAG
- the murT gene encoding lipid II isoglutaminyl synthase subunit MurT, with the protein MKINTALGLLAGKSFHFVLSKMGRGSTLPGKVALTFDKNILQNLAKNYEVVVITGTNGKTLTTALTVGILKEAFGEVVTNPSGANMITGITTTFLTAKKGKSGKNIAVLEIDEASLSRICDYIKPSLFVFTNIFRDQMDRYGEIYTTYQMILDAAAKVPEATVLMNGDSPLFNSVSLKNPVRYYGFDTEKSQPKLAHYNTEGILCPKCEHILKYELNTYANLGAYICEDCGFKRPKLDYSLTALKALEHNRSAFTIDGQDYQINIGGLYNIYNALAAVSVAQFFGVEPATIKAGFDKSRAVFGRQETFKIGDKECTLVLIKNPVGATQALEMIELAPFDFSLSVLLNANYADGIDTSWIWDADFEKILEMEIPQVLAGGVRHSEIARRLRVTGYPADQITEVKDLEAVFKMIEEQETKHAYILATYTAMLEFRELLAERQVIRKEMN; encoded by the coding sequence ATGAAGATAAATACAGCATTGGGCCTCTTGGCAGGCAAGTCCTTCCACTTTGTTCTGAGCAAAATGGGACGCGGATCGACTCTGCCAGGGAAAGTTGCCCTCACATTTGACAAAAACATTCTGCAAAACTTGGCCAAGAACTACGAAGTTGTAGTTATTACCGGAACCAATGGTAAAACCCTGACTACAGCTCTGACAGTGGGCATTCTCAAGGAAGCTTTCGGAGAAGTGGTGACCAATCCTAGCGGTGCCAATATGATTACCGGGATTACCACAACCTTCCTAACCGCTAAGAAAGGCAAATCTGGCAAAAATATCGCTGTGCTGGAAATAGATGAAGCCAGCCTGTCTCGGATTTGTGATTATATCAAGCCTAGCCTCTTCGTCTTTACCAACATTTTCCGAGATCAGATGGACCGCTATGGTGAGATCTACACGACCTACCAGATGATTCTGGATGCTGCTGCTAAAGTACCTGAAGCGACTGTACTAATGAATGGTGACAGCCCGCTCTTTAACTCGGTCAGCCTGAAGAATCCTGTCCGCTACTATGGATTTGACACGGAGAAAAGCCAACCTAAGCTAGCCCACTACAATACTGAGGGTATCCTCTGTCCTAAGTGCGAGCATATCCTCAAGTACGAGCTCAATACTTATGCAAATCTGGGAGCTTACATCTGTGAGGACTGTGGTTTCAAGCGCCCTAAGCTAGACTACAGTCTGACCGCTCTCAAAGCACTTGAGCACAATCGCTCTGCCTTTACCATTGATGGACAAGACTATCAGATCAATATCGGTGGTCTCTACAATATCTATAATGCCTTGGCCGCTGTGTCAGTTGCTCAGTTCTTCGGAGTTGAGCCGGCTACCATCAAGGCTGGCTTTGACAAGAGCAGAGCTGTCTTTGGTCGTCAGGAAACTTTCAAAATCGGCGATAAGGAATGTACCTTGGTCTTGATCAAAAATCCAGTCGGTGCGACCCAAGCCTTGGAAATGATTGAGCTAGCACCTTTTGACTTTAGCCTCTCTGTCCTGCTCAATGCCAACTATGCAGACGGCATTGATACCAGCTGGATCTGGGATGCTGATTTTGAGAAAATTTTAGAGATGGAGATTCCTCAGGTCCTTGCAGGTGGAGTTCGCCATTCTGAGATTGCGCGTCGACTGCGAGTAACAGGCTATCCAGCAGATCAGATTACCGAAGTCAAAGATTTGGAAGCAGTCTTTAAGATGATTGAAGAGCAAGAAACCAAACATGCCTATATTCTAGCTACTTATACCGCCATGCTGGAATTCCGCGAGTTGCTGGCAGAACGACAAGTAATCAGAAAGGAGATGAACTAA